In Aegilops tauschii subsp. strangulata cultivar AL8/78 chromosome 3, Aet v6.0, whole genome shotgun sequence, one genomic interval encodes:
- the LOC109757747 gene encoding cytochrome c, giving the protein MASFSEAPPGNPAAGEKIFKTKCAQCHTVDKGAGHKQGPNLNGLFGRQSGTTAGYSYSTANKSMAVVWEEKTLYDYLLNPKKYIPGTKMVFPGLKKPQERADLIAYLKSATA; this is encoded by the exons ATGGCGTCGTTCTCGGAGGCGCCCCCCGGGAACCCCGCGGCCGGCGAGAAGATCTTCAAGACCAAGTGCGCCCAGTGCCACACCGTCGACAAGGGCGCCGGCCACAAGCAAG GGCCTAACCTGAATGGTCTGTTTGGGAGGCAGTCTGGCACAACTGCTGGATACTCTTACTCTACGGCCAACAAGAGCATGGCTGTGGTTTGGGAGGAGAAAACACTGTATGACTACCTGCTTAATCCGAAGAAG TACATCCCTGGAACTAAGATGGTGTTCCCTGGACTGAAGAAGCCCCAGGAGCGTGCTGACCTCATTGCATACCTGAAGAGTGCCACAGCTTGA